In Balearica regulorum gibbericeps isolate bBalReg1 chromosome 32, bBalReg1.pri, whole genome shotgun sequence, a single genomic region encodes these proteins:
- the LOC142598936 gene encoding uncharacterized protein LOC142598936 isoform X2 has protein sequence MPALPRRGAITALAGDADNNSCGGKAASRPALKQPLPPVLCLGSKILLVASNVIPHLVFPWDKERRTDSAPVLRMWRTPWVPRTKGHPPTQRRLGIEAKGHTEELWQADMKVIQLWCWAVLMTGLGTATSATTSRRRRGAGSGARSGAPHTGPRWLCSRGSGKWSFSCATRAKMISGLGCGDRASTWSGWTAAASTRRSWCGAKERVCI, from the exons ATGCCCGCCCTTCCACGTCGCGGTGCCATCACTGCCCTCGCAGGGGATGCG GACAACAACAGCTGTGGTGGTAAAGCTGCATCCCGGCCTGCCTTGAAACAGCCTTTGCCACCAGTATTATGTCTTGGGAGCAAGATTCTGCTTGTTGCGAGCAACGTGATTCCACATCTCGTTTTCCCTTGGGACAAAGAGAGGAGAACAGATTCTGCCCCAGTGCTGAGGATGTGGAGAACCCCCTGGGTCCCCAGGACGAAGGGGCATCCCCCCACCCAGAGGCGCCTGGGCATAGAGGCAAAAGGACACACAGAAGAGCTCTGG CAGGCAGACATGAAGGTCATCCAGCTCTGGTGCTGGGCTGTCCTGATGACTGGGTTGGGTACCGCAACATCTGCTACTACCTCTCGACGGCGGAGGGGAGCTGGGAGTGGAGCCAGGAGTGGTGCTCCTCACACGGGGCCTCGCTGGCTGTGCTCCAGAGGGAGTGGGAAATG GAGTTTCTCTTGCGCCACAAGGGCAAAGATGATTTCTGGCTTGGGCTGCGGAGACAGGGCGAGCACCTGGAGTGGGTGGACGGCAGCCGCTTCAACCAGAC GATCCTGGTGCGGGGCCAAGGAGCGTGTCTGTATTTGA
- the LOC142598936 gene encoding early activation antigen CD69-like isoform X1 gives MSWEQDSACCEQRDSTSRFPLGQREENRFCPSAEDVENPLGPQDEGASPHPEAPGHRGKRTHRRALGRCCALHPVCVLVVAVLVAVILALAAILAVQSAGRHEGHPALVLGCPDDWVGYRNICYYLSTAEGSWEWSQEWCSSHGASLAVLQREWEMEFLLRHKGKDDFWLGLRRQGEHLEWVDGSRFNQTILVRGQGACLYLNDNALVSSSCSHLRLYICSKPYAQR, from the exons ATGTCTTGGGAGCAAGATTCTGCTTGTTGCGAGCAACGTGATTCCACATCTCGTTTTCCCTTGGGACAAAGAGAGGAGAACAGATTCTGCCCCAGTGCTGAGGATGTGGAGAACCCCCTGGGTCCCCAGGACGAAGGGGCATCCCCCCACCCAGAGGCGCCTGGGCATAGAGGCAAAAGGACACACAGAAGAGCTCTGG gcaGGTGCTGCGCTCTCCATCCCGTGTGTGTCCTGGTGGTGGCTGTGCTCGTGGCTGTGATCCTGGCTTTGGCCGCTATTCTTGCTGTACAATCGG CAGGCAGACATGAAGGTCATCCAGCTCTGGTGCTGGGCTGTCCTGATGACTGGGTTGGGTACCGCAACATCTGCTACTACCTCTCGACGGCGGAGGGGAGCTGGGAGTGGAGCCAGGAGTGGTGCTCCTCACACGGGGCCTCGCTGGCTGTGCTCCAGAGGGAGTGGGAAATG GAGTTTCTCTTGCGCCACAAGGGCAAAGATGATTTCTGGCTTGGGCTGCGGAGACAGGGCGAGCACCTGGAGTGGGTGGACGGCAGCCGCTTCAACCAGAC GATCCTGGTGCGGGGCCAAGGAGCGTGTCTGTATTTGAATGACAATGCTCTTGTGAGTTCAAGCTGTTCACACCTACGGCTGTATATCTGCAGCAAGCCCTATGCTCAGAGGTGA
- the LOC142598936 gene encoding C-type lectin domain family 2 member B-like isoform X3 — translation MSWEQDSACCEQRDSTSRFPLGQREENRFCPSAEDVENPLGPQDEGASPHPEAPGHRGKRTHRRALAGRHEGHPALVLGCPDDWVGYRNICYYLSTAEGSWEWSQEWCSSHGASLAVLQREWEMEFLLRHKGKDDFWLGLRRQGEHLEWVDGSRFNQTILVRGQGACLYLNDNALVSSSCSHLRLYICSKPYAQR, via the exons ATGTCTTGGGAGCAAGATTCTGCTTGTTGCGAGCAACGTGATTCCACATCTCGTTTTCCCTTGGGACAAAGAGAGGAGAACAGATTCTGCCCCAGTGCTGAGGATGTGGAGAACCCCCTGGGTCCCCAGGACGAAGGGGCATCCCCCCACCCAGAGGCGCCTGGGCATAGAGGCAAAAGGACACACAGAAGAGCTCTGG CAGGCAGACATGAAGGTCATCCAGCTCTGGTGCTGGGCTGTCCTGATGACTGGGTTGGGTACCGCAACATCTGCTACTACCTCTCGACGGCGGAGGGGAGCTGGGAGTGGAGCCAGGAGTGGTGCTCCTCACACGGGGCCTCGCTGGCTGTGCTCCAGAGGGAGTGGGAAATG GAGTTTCTCTTGCGCCACAAGGGCAAAGATGATTTCTGGCTTGGGCTGCGGAGACAGGGCGAGCACCTGGAGTGGGTGGACGGCAGCCGCTTCAACCAGAC GATCCTGGTGCGGGGCCAAGGAGCGTGTCTGTATTTGAATGACAATGCTCTTGTGAGTTCAAGCTGTTCACACCTACGGCTGTATATCTGCAGCAAGCCCTATGCTCAGAGGTGA
- the LOC142598935 gene encoding killer cell lectin-like receptor subfamily B member 1B allele B, producing the protein MAGEIIYADLNVGPAKRCRERHSLPQPGRSGCPQRYRTALWASCLGTFLLGVAVLAMGCWFSVFHQQSENSGSHRNVSGNVGDGNTTLEKGCLELRKSLCLSQLQEGEGCKLCPTGWTLHGSKCYWVTDMINSWNKSQEDCRNRRGELLMPGDQEELAFLNKILQKPTRHFWIGLSIPSAGKGWTWLNGSRLDQSRFPLIPWDEGRRCGVLRGDRIGSDSCSSGLQWICQKEATQL; encoded by the exons ATGGCTGGGGAAATTATTTATGCTGACCTGAATGTTGGTCCTGCGAAACGCTGCAGGGAGCGGCATTCACTTCCTCAGCCCGGCA GATCGGGCTGTCCCCAGCGGTACCGAACTGCTCTCTGGGCCAGCTGTCTCGGAACCTTCCTCCTCGGAGTGGCAGTGTTAGCGATGGGATGTTGGT TTTCAGTTTTCCACCAGCAGTCGGAGAACTCAGGAAGCCACCGAAACGTGAGCGGGAACGTAGGAGATGGCAACACCACCCTGGAGAAAGGCTGCTTGGAGCTGAGGAAAAGTCTCTGCTTGTCACAGTTGCAAG AGGGTGAGGGGTGCAAGCTGTGCCCCACGGGCTGGACGCTGCACGGGAGCAAGTGTTACTGGGTTACCGACATGATCAATTCATGGAACAAGAGCCAGGAGGACTGCAGGAATCGGAGGGGCGAGCTGCTGATGCCGGGGGACCAGGAAGAGCTG GCTTTCCTAAACAAAATCCTGCAGAAACCCACTCGCCACTTCTGGATCGGCCTCTCCATCCCCTCCGCCGGGAAGGGCTGGACCTGGCTGAACGGCTCCCGCCTGGACCAGAGCCG GTTCCCGCTGATCCCCTGGGATGAAGGCAGAAGGTGCGGGGTGCTGAGGGGGGACAGGATCGGCTCTGATAGCTGCAGCTCGGGATTGCAGTGGATCTGCCAGAAAGAAGCCACCCAGCTCTGA